The Methanobrevibacter sp. TMH8 genomic interval ATTATCTTCAAAAATAAATCCTTCAGCAAATTGTCCGTTTATTTGATCTAAAAAACTTTTTTTATAAAATTTATTAGTTGTGGCTGTTGAAATTGAAAAAATATTTGCTGAAATATCGTCATAGCTAAAAATATCACCATTATAAAATTTTTTCAAAATTAAAAGGTCATAAATAGAATCTTTAAAATATTTATTATTCTTATCATCAAAATTCAACATTTTGAATATTATTATATCTGTATTTTTTGCTTTGGCACTATTATATAACAATTCAGAAGTATTATTTTTAATCCAATCATCAGAATCTACAAAAAGAATGAATTCCCCTCTAGCATGTTGTATTCCCTTATTTCTTGATGAACCTGCACCTCCATGAGATTTATCTATAATAATTATTCGATTGTCCATATTAGAATATTTTTCTAAAATGTTAAATGAAGAATCAGTAGAGCCATCATTAATACAAATTATTTCTATATCTTCCAATGTTTGATTAATAACACTATCTAAACATTTTTCAAGATATTTTTCTGAATTATAAACGGGAATTATAATTGAAATTTTTATATTTTTCATTATATCTTTATCAATTATCAAAAATGATAAATTTAAAACCAAAGTGCCAATTTAAATTTTTCTGTACATATAATAAATTGTTCATTAATTCCAGAATATTTAACCACATTATATTCAGCATTATTTTTATCTAAAATTTTTAAAAGTTCATTGACAGTATTTTTTTCACCATTTCTTTCATAATCATCAAAAATTATTATATAGTCATCTTTTAAGTTTTTATCAATAATATCCCAAATATTTGTCCTTGGATATTCTTGATTCATTCCAATTGGACCATCCACAAGTATGAAATCAAATTTTTTGTCTTTAATAGAATCTTTTATATCATTATATCTGATATTTTCAGTAGATTTATGAATATAAGTTTCAGTAGGAATTTGTTTAATTAAAACATTATTAATATGAGACATTTTATAAGAAAATTTATCAATCCAATTTTGATCATTTTCTAGAACTAGAAGGGATGCATCCAAATTATTAAGAACATATTGAGATGTTAAATTTGTAGTCTGTCCAAGTCCTAATTCCAGAATATCTTTTGGTTTAAGATCATTTAATATACGATAAATTAAATACATATAGGAATAATTTGCAGCGCCATTTATTAAAGAGAAATTTTTATTTTTTAACCATTTTGAATCTCTAATTGTATCATTAAATACATTAGCATAAATTAATTCTTTAGTATTTAAAAAGATTTTGCTTTGTAATATTTCAAAATCTCTTTTTTCATATAATCTTTTTTCTAATTTATCAATTTTTGTTTCATAATTATTTTTTATATTGTTTTGTGAATCCTTTAATACTTTTATTTTATTTCTACTTTCATCTAACTTATTAGATTTATTTTTATAAGCTTTTTTTAATTTATTTAATTTTTTATTTGTTTTTTTAAAATTATCTTTGTAATATTTATATTTACCACTTCTATTTAAAAACCATGAAGATAAGGAATCTTTAAATGACAAATTATCACCAGTGCAAAAATATTTTATTTAATAAAGATTTTTTAAATAATTGTTTGAGTTAATTTTAAATTTAGAATTAATTAATATTATAATTATCTATATTTAGTTATTTAAAACCTTTTTTCATATCTAACTTTAAAACTATGGCATATGAAATTGTAGATTTTTGATTAAAATAACAACTCATTTTTTGAGAAAAAAGAAGATATTATTTTAATAAGTGATTAAGCAATTTCTTTATTAATTACCCATTTAGGACCTGAAAGATTTTCTAAAAATCTTTCAGCTCTTAATTCAAGGATTATATCTGGTTTATACCAATTTATTAGTTCTTTATTCAACATACCATGATCCCAATAAAAAAACATTTCTTTAAAGTATAAACAAATATAATTTTGAATAAATTCAAAAAAAGAATCTCCAAATACTAACACTTTAGAATCTGAGAAACTTTTATCATTTTTAAAATAATATGATTTTCTCTCCTTAGAAAATCTGAATTTTTCTGGAATTTTTTTTTCTAAATTGACAAACGAAGAAGAAGTTATTGTACAAAAATCATCTTCTAATTTATAATTATTTTTCTTACTCATAGAATAAGACCAATTTTTTTCAGCTACTAAATCTAGTATTCTTTTTATTTTAATATTAGTAGTATTTTCAGAAATCATTTTTTGGAAATCAGAGAAATTGAAGTTTTTGTCTATATGATTTAAAAATTTAAAGCTAATTTTTCCCCCCCTTTATATGAAATATGAGTATCATGTTTAAAATAATCTTCTTCGTCTAAACTATCAATAAAATCTGGAAAAAGATCATTAATTTGATCATAGATTCTATATGTATTATTAAAATCAAAAGGTAATTTTTTTTTGCAAACTAGGCTTTTATCAGGGAATATAAAAAAATAATATTTAATATTCATCTCATTGAAAAAAAAAGTTTTAAATGAAAAATTATCTTTAAAAACTTTTGGATTGAAATTATTAGGATATAAATCATCAAAATGTTGTTTTATTTCATTATTTGAATCATTAATTAAAAAAAGAAAATCATCATTTCCTTCTAAGGTTAAATTAAGTGAATCAAAACTAGGAGTCATCATATTATTATTTTCATATAATGCTACGTAAACTAATGGATTTAGTCCTGAATTAAGAAAATTTTCATTAGATGATAAAAATTTCTTAATATTAAGTGTATTGTTAGTGTATCTCCCTTCATCATGGCCAAAATATATATAGTGAATTATAGGATTTAGTTTTTTTATATCAGGATATTTTAATAAATATTCTTTTTCATCTAAAAGATTATTTTTTTTAATAGTATTATACGATTTAAGTATTTGAAAAGTTTTTTTAAACCAATTATTCTTTAATTTGTCTGATTCATGAAATTCATGAAAAAAAGAAAATAATCCCAATTAATCCAACTCCTACAAAAATTTAAGATGCCAAAAGCATGAAAATGTTCAATATTAATAATAATATTCTTTAATAATACTAAAGTAACTAATGATATATTAAAATTTAATTAATATTTATTAATTATATATGATATTAATATTATATTACATTTATTAATAAATTATTTATTGTTTAATAATTATATAAATAAAATGATTCTATTAATGATATATATCAATTTCATTAATTTAAGAATCTCAAAATGAAAAAAATAAATAATTTTATAAATTCGTTAAATAGTTTCCTTATAAGTATATTCTCAATAAATTTTAGATTTTACAAAAAATGAATAGTCAAAATTTTAAACTAAAATATTAAAAATAATACTAAAATAACTAAAACAGCTATTAATAAGAAATACTTCTGTTATAGAGTTGATACAATAATTATTAATTTTATTGAATAATAATAAATATATTTAAAAAAATTTATCAAGACTACTAAACTATAATATAATAATATATCATAATATATTAAATAAATAATTTATTAAAATAAATAAATATTTATATTGAAATAATATTTAATATTCTTTTGTTTTTTGAATTTAATGAATATTATAAAAATAAATATTTTGCATTGGAGAAAATTGAGTATGTCACAAACAATGTCTGAAAAAATATTAGCTAAAGCTTCTAATAAATCTTCATCAGAAGCTGGTGAAATAGTTATGGCCAACATAGATGTAGCTATGACTCATGATTTAACTGGACCTCTTTCAGTTGAATCATTTGAAAAAATAGGAACTGAAAAAGTTTGGGATCCAAGTAAAATTGTTATCCCCTTTGATCATCAAGTACCTGCTGATTCTTTAGATGCAGCTAACAATCATATAATTATGAGAAAATTTGTAAAAGAACAAGGAATAGAAAACTTTTATGATGTAAACGAAGGAGTTTGTCATCAAATATTACCTGAATTAGGACATGTTGTTCCAGGAGAAGTAATCGTTGGAACTGATTCTCATACCTGTACACATGGTGCATTAGGGGCTTTTGCAACTGGAATTGGATCTACTGATATGGCCATGGTATTCTCAACTGGTAAACTTTGGTTTAAAGTACCTGAAACCATAAGATTCAATATAGAAGGACAGTTAAAAGAAAATGTATATGCAAAAGATGTAATTCTTAATATCATCGGCCAAGTAGGAGCTGATGGAGCTACATATAAAGCCTGTGAATTTGCAGGAAATACAGTTTCTAATATGACTGTTTCTGATAGAATGGTTCTCTGTAATATGGCTATTGAAATGGGTGGGAAGACTGGGCTTGTTGAACCAGATGAAAAAACATTAAATTATGTTAAAGCTAGATCAAATAAACCATATGAAGTATTTAAAACTGATTTAGATGCTCCTTCACTTGAAATAATAGACATTGATGTAGATAATCTTGAACCTCAAGTAGC includes:
- the hacA gene encoding homoaconitase large subunit, producing the protein MSQTMSEKILAKASNKSSSEAGEIVMANIDVAMTHDLTGPLSVESFEKIGTEKVWDPSKIVIPFDHQVPADSLDAANNHIIMRKFVKEQGIENFYDVNEGVCHQILPELGHVVPGEVIVGTDSHTCTHGALGAFATGIGSTDMAMVFSTGKLWFKVPETIRFNIEGQLKENVYAKDVILNIIGQVGADGATYKACEFAGNTVSNMTVSDRMVLCNMAIEMGGKTGLVEPDEKTLNYVKARSNKPYEVFKTDLDAPSLEIIDIDVDNLEPQVACPHNVDNVKPVSEVDKEIDQVFLGSCTNGRISDLRQAAKILKGDKIANGVRMLVIPASKEVYTKALNEGLINIFVESGALVCNPCCGPCLGGHVGLIGPGEVSLSTSNRNFKGRQGSPEGEVYLSSAAVAAASAIEGKIIAPK